Proteins co-encoded in one Actinomadura luteofluorescens genomic window:
- a CDS encoding M1 family metallopeptidase produces the protein MAGNSPSPRRNGSRAVRGVAFRGVPGLAALAVAGSLTAACQTPFDDPGASGPPKGPVVNGPAGPTTAGDDYVPGNGNGGYDVQHYGLKLTITPDGPKQLDGVATITAKATARLARFNLDLTGLDVSSIKVDGAAARQQRGGGELEVTPAKPLEKGSTFTTVIAYSGTPRPVSDPVLGRYGWIRTSDGVFVACQPSGAHTWFPSNDHPSDKATFDFEITVPQGLTAIANGEPDSPPQDSGGATPGSPPGLPGGPPTDTPPTEPTDGPTDGPGVVPVAHRAGAGATTTSRWRVKDPMATYLATVDVGRFAVRTGRTAGGVPNITAVDASTSGVNIDQFHQLNGRVIDEWSKLFGPYPFSSTGGLIDNADVGFALETQTRPVYGAFGLQPTIVAHELAHQWFGDSVSLSRWQDIWLNEGFATYAEWLWDEKTGGRTVQEHFDEAYSGIGGGELWDVPPGDPGRKQMFGRSVYDRGGMTLVALRGRVGEDVFYKILQTWTREHRHASGTTKQFIQTANRVSGKKLDAFFDDWLFKKGRPSK, from the coding sequence ATGGCCGGAAACTCCCCCAGCCCCCGTCGTAACGGCTCAAGGGCCGTCCGCGGCGTCGCGTTCCGCGGCGTCCCGGGGCTGGCCGCCCTCGCCGTCGCGGGGTCGCTGACCGCAGCCTGTCAGACCCCGTTCGACGACCCGGGCGCTTCCGGCCCGCCCAAGGGGCCGGTGGTGAACGGCCCGGCGGGCCCGACGACCGCGGGCGACGACTACGTGCCGGGCAACGGCAACGGCGGCTACGACGTCCAGCACTACGGGCTGAAGCTCACCATCACGCCGGACGGCCCGAAGCAGCTCGACGGCGTCGCGACGATCACCGCGAAGGCGACGGCGCGGCTCGCCCGGTTCAACCTCGACCTGACCGGCCTGGACGTGTCCTCCATCAAGGTGGACGGCGCGGCCGCGCGGCAGCAGCGCGGCGGCGGCGAGCTGGAGGTGACGCCCGCCAAGCCCCTGGAGAAGGGCAGCACGTTCACCACCGTGATCGCCTACTCGGGGACGCCGCGCCCGGTGTCGGACCCGGTGCTCGGCCGGTACGGCTGGATCCGCACGTCCGACGGCGTGTTCGTGGCGTGCCAGCCGAGCGGTGCGCACACCTGGTTCCCGAGCAACGACCATCCGAGCGACAAGGCCACCTTCGACTTCGAGATCACGGTCCCGCAGGGGCTGACGGCGATCGCCAACGGCGAGCCGGACTCGCCGCCGCAGGACTCCGGCGGCGCGACGCCCGGATCGCCGCCGGGCCTGCCCGGCGGGCCGCCCACCGACACCCCGCCCACCGAGCCGACCGACGGCCCGACGGACGGCCCGGGGGTCGTGCCGGTCGCCCACCGCGCCGGGGCGGGCGCCACCACGACCTCGAGGTGGCGGGTCAAGGACCCGATGGCCACCTACCTGGCGACCGTCGACGTCGGCCGGTTCGCGGTGCGGACGGGCCGGACGGCCGGCGGCGTCCCCAACATCACCGCCGTGGACGCGAGCACCTCCGGCGTGAACATCGACCAGTTCCACCAGCTGAACGGCCGGGTCATCGACGAGTGGTCGAAGCTGTTCGGCCCGTACCCGTTCTCCTCGACCGGCGGGCTGATCGACAACGCCGACGTCGGCTTCGCGCTGGAGACGCAGACGCGGCCGGTGTACGGGGCGTTCGGGCTCCAGCCGACCATCGTCGCGCACGAGCTGGCGCACCAGTGGTTCGGCGACAGCGTCAGCCTGTCGCGCTGGCAGGACATCTGGCTGAACGAGGGGTTCGCGACCTACGCCGAGTGGCTGTGGGACGAGAAGACCGGCGGCCGGACGGTGCAGGAGCACTTCGACGAGGCCTACAGCGGCATCGGCGGCGGGGAGCTGTGGGACGTCCCGCCCGGCGACCCCGGGCGCAAGCAGATGTTCGGCCGGTCGGTGTACGACCGGGGCGGCATGACGCTGGTCGCGCTGCGCGGACGGGTCGGCGAGGACGTCTTCTACAAGATCCTCCAGACCTGGACCAGGGAACACCGGCACGCCTCCGGGACGACGAAGCAGTTCATCCAGACGGCGAACCGGGTGTCGGGCAAGAAGCTGGACGCGTTCTTCGACGACTGGCTCTTCAAGAAGGGCCGCCCGTCCAAGTGA
- a CDS encoding M1 family metallopeptidase, whose product MSRTPRALVAVTLGVAASLAVTAAPAGAAERFTPGAPGAGDPYFPDMGNGGYDVAHYDIGLKYDPATKGIQAVTRVTARATQNLSRFDLDFLGPLKISSLKVDGRAASYTRTGAQELVITPRKGIRDRRSFTVTVAYSGVPQTINDDALGVSGWVPTPDGAVMLNQPFGAATVYPVNDHPTDKATYTYTLTAPSGLTTLANGDPRGKRSAGGWTTTRWDVRNPMASELAMIAIGRYDVLTGRTKAGIPNLTATDRAMAIKPEDAKKFHDQTAEVTDFQNGLYGRYPFTSTGGIVVKAGVGYALETQGRPVYDLGRRPGSIPSTGLLAHELGHQWFGDSVSPAKWADIWLNEGFATYSEWLYAAAHGGPTVQKQFDETYATPASDGLWKGKVADPGRDHIFDGLVYDRGAMAVHVLRTKIGERAFSQLLKAWPAAYRYGNASTKDFVRFAERLSRKDLDAWAKAWLYSEGKPSL is encoded by the coding sequence ATGAGCAGAACCCCCAGAGCGCTGGTGGCCGTGACGCTGGGCGTCGCGGCGAGCCTCGCGGTGACCGCGGCGCCCGCGGGCGCCGCCGAGCGGTTCACCCCCGGGGCGCCCGGCGCGGGCGACCCCTACTTCCCCGACATGGGCAACGGCGGCTACGACGTCGCCCACTACGACATCGGCCTGAAATACGATCCCGCGACCAAGGGCATCCAGGCGGTGACCCGCGTGACGGCGCGAGCGACGCAGAACCTGTCGCGGTTCGACCTGGACTTCCTCGGCCCGCTGAAGATCTCTTCGCTGAAGGTCGACGGCCGCGCCGCGTCCTACACGCGCACGGGCGCCCAGGAGCTGGTCATCACCCCGCGCAAGGGGATCCGCGACCGCCGCTCGTTCACGGTGACCGTGGCGTACTCCGGCGTCCCCCAGACGATCAACGACGATGCGCTGGGCGTGTCCGGCTGGGTGCCGACGCCCGACGGCGCGGTGATGCTCAACCAGCCGTTCGGCGCGGCCACCGTCTACCCGGTCAACGACCACCCGACCGACAAGGCGACCTACACCTACACGCTGACGGCCCCGAGCGGCCTCACCACGCTCGCCAACGGCGACCCGCGCGGCAAGCGGAGCGCGGGCGGCTGGACGACCACGCGCTGGGACGTCCGCAACCCGATGGCCAGCGAACTCGCCATGATCGCGATCGGCCGGTACGACGTGCTCACCGGACGGACGAAGGCGGGCATCCCCAACCTGACCGCCACCGATCGGGCGATGGCCATCAAGCCGGAGGACGCGAAGAAGTTCCACGACCAGACCGCCGAGGTCACCGACTTCCAGAACGGGCTCTACGGCCGCTACCCGTTCACCTCGACCGGCGGGATCGTCGTCAAGGCCGGCGTCGGCTACGCGCTGGAGACGCAGGGCCGTCCCGTGTACGACCTCGGGCGCCGTCCGGGCAGCATCCCGAGCACCGGCCTGCTCGCGCACGAGCTGGGCCACCAGTGGTTCGGCGACTCGGTCTCCCCGGCGAAGTGGGCCGACATCTGGCTGAACGAGGGCTTCGCGACGTACTCCGAGTGGCTGTACGCGGCGGCGCACGGCGGCCCGACCGTCCAGAAGCAGTTCGACGAGACCTACGCCACGCCCGCGAGCGACGGCCTGTGGAAGGGCAAGGTCGCCGACCCGGGCCGCGACCACATCTTCGACGGTCTCGTCTACGACCGCGGCGCGATGGCCGTCCACGTGCTGCGCACGAAGATCGGCGAGCGGGCGTTCTCGCAGTTGCTGAAGGCGTGGCCGGCGGCCTACCGGTACGGCAACGCCTCCACGAAGGACTTCGTCCGCTTCGCCGAGCGCCTGTCCCGCAAGGACCTGGACGCCTGGGCCAAGGCCTGGCTCTACTCCGAGGGCAAGCCGTCCCTGTA
- a CDS encoding M1 family metallopeptidase: MNGPSRRMSAALTAAILVGSPGAASASEDPGAAAERRAAAPCPQPLPPAVPPPDGCGTPSPGAAGLGDPYFGDAGNGGYDVSHYDVALAYAGVRTGAVDATVTVTATATQDLSAFDLDFRGPEITAVTVDGREARHRRAGRELVVTPAGPIRAGRAFRVAVRYAGRPVPVGNKTFGSYGWVPSKDGAVVASEPDGASTWLPVNDHPRDKATYAFHITVPKDLRVVANGRPGPVRTGGATATYEWAEDAPMASYLATVAIGRFQVRRTEVDGVPVITAVDPAFRSAAKGLESTTVKVMRWAAPLFGPYPFATAGGIVDDPKLGYALETQERPVYGGFAPDEGFVVHEMAHQWFGDSVGLRDWSDIWLNEGFATYAEWLWRERTGRDSAEKIFKRYYALPASSPIFSPPPGAPGAAKMFGFSVYVRGAMTLQALRDRVGDKAFFTILRTWTAEHRHSTATTPQFIALAERVSGQRLTALFQAWLRSETKPRSW; the protein is encoded by the coding sequence ATGAACGGGCCTTCTCGGCGGATGAGCGCGGCCTTGACCGCCGCGATCCTGGTCGGGTCGCCCGGCGCCGCGTCCGCGTCCGAGGATCCGGGCGCCGCGGCGGAGCGGCGGGCGGCCGCACCTTGTCCACAGCCCTTGCCGCCCGCCGTGCCGCCGCCGGACGGGTGCGGCACCCCCTCGCCGGGAGCGGCGGGCCTGGGCGACCCCTACTTCGGGGACGCGGGCAACGGGGGCTACGACGTCTCCCACTACGACGTGGCGCTGGCCTACGCGGGCGTCAGGACGGGAGCGGTCGACGCGACGGTGACGGTCACGGCGACCGCCACCCAGGACCTGTCCGCGTTCGACCTCGACTTCCGCGGCCCGGAGATCACCGCCGTCACCGTGGACGGCCGGGAGGCGCGCCACCGCCGCGCCGGCCGGGAGCTGGTGGTCACGCCGGCCGGGCCGATCCGCGCCGGGCGCGCGTTCCGGGTCGCCGTCCGGTACGCGGGCAGGCCGGTGCCGGTCGGGAACAAGACGTTCGGCTCCTACGGGTGGGTGCCGAGCAAGGACGGCGCGGTCGTCGCCTCCGAGCCGGACGGCGCGTCGACCTGGCTGCCGGTGAACGACCATCCCCGCGACAAGGCCACGTACGCGTTCCACATCACCGTCCCGAAGGACCTGCGGGTCGTGGCGAACGGGCGTCCCGGCCCCGTCCGCACCGGCGGCGCGACCGCCACCTACGAGTGGGCCGAGGACGCGCCGATGGCGAGCTACCTGGCCACGGTCGCCATCGGACGGTTCCAGGTGCGGCGGACCGAGGTGGACGGCGTCCCGGTGATCACGGCCGTGGACCCGGCGTTCCGGTCGGCGGCCAAGGGGCTGGAGAGCACCACCGTCAAGGTGATGAGGTGGGCGGCGCCGCTCTTCGGCCCGTACCCGTTCGCGACGGCGGGCGGCATCGTCGACGACCCGAAGCTCGGCTACGCCCTGGAGACCCAGGAACGCCCCGTCTACGGCGGCTTCGCGCCGGACGAGGGGTTCGTCGTCCACGAGATGGCCCACCAGTGGTTCGGTGACAGCGTCGGGCTGCGCGACTGGAGCGACATCTGGCTGAACGAGGGCTTCGCGACCTACGCCGAATGGCTGTGGCGCGAGCGCACCGGCAGGGACTCGGCGGAGAAGATCTTCAAGCGGTACTACGCGCTGCCCGCGAGCTCGCCGATCTTCAGTCCGCCGCCGGGCGCGCCGGGCGCCGCGAAGATGTTCGGCTTCTCCGTCTACGTCCGCGGCGCGATGACGCTCCAGGCGCTCCGCGACCGGGTCGGCGACAAGGCGTTCTTCACGATCCTGCGGACCTGGACGGCCGAGCACCGCCACTCCACGGCCACGACGCCGCAGTTCATCGCGCTGGCCGAACGGGTGTCGGGCCAAAGGCTCACGGCACTGTTCCAGGCGTGGCTCCGTTCGGAGACCAAACCGCGGAGTTGGTGA